The stretch of DNA CAGGCGCCCTTCCTGCCTCCCCGCCCCCCACGCCCCATAGTGGGCATCCCAGACCCTCCTCCCACAGATGGCGAAGGCCCCGACTCCCTCTTCTGCCAGCCGCTGTGCGCCGAtgtgctcttcctcctccaagGCGGCGCCACACGTGTTTTTGCACACAAAGTCTACCTGGCCACTTCCTGCTCCAAGTTTTATGACCTCTTCACCCTTGATCTGAACAGCTCCTCTGTGGGCCCACGAGGGGATGAACAGGAGGGCGAGGAGCACTCGGAGAGTGGGGATGAAGAtgagcagagcaggagaggagccAAGGAGCAAGCTGGGCGGACTAAGAGCTTGGACATCGATAAAGACGGGGTAGATGGAGGAGTGCGGGGACTAAACCGTCCCCCACTGCTCCAGCAGGGCTCCCTGAGGACTTCCCAGAGTGATAATGCCCTACCCTCTCGAGCTCAGTGCTCCCTGGGAGCCTTGGGGACTGGTCGTGCACTTTCAGGATGGGGAAGAGGcttcctgagtgtgtgtcttgagCATGTTGATGATCCCATGACCGGGCGGCCACGACTCATGACTGTGGTGACCATGGATGCGCTTATACAGGAGGAGCCATTCCAGGTGATGGACTTAACAGCCCCAAAATTATGAGGGCTGGGTGATgtggataaaatcaaatatcatgatatctttgaTTGAATACCTTGAtctcaatattgtgatgatattgtaggaaTGACTATTGTTGCTTTCACAAGATATTTGCACACAATAGGTTTTTGATGATCAATCATAAGCAATGTAGATATAATGACCAAACAAGCAGAGGAAAGTATTACAAACTAGAACTGCCTAATAAAtttagaaaattgcatcccttttcATCGTCCCTTGTAGTGCAGActttaaaatcagaaaaagacaacacttatgccatataaTGTTACattatccaaaatcccagatcaTATCTAGTCTCAGATCACAGAATCAACATGATATCGATACATCCCAATAAAAACATTCATACATTATAGAAATCATTCTAGCTGATGAGAACCAttgtattgaattgaattgcaaGTATGATCAGGATAATTGTAATAGTGAAAACTGGGATTTATTTGATGGTTTTCTGGTTTGCTCTGGTCCCAGGCAGTACTTCAGTACTTGTATACAGGCAGCCTGGATGAAGGGCGAGGAGACCTGATGCAGGTGGCCACCATTGCTGAGCTGCTTGAGGTGTTTGACCTGCGGATGATGGTGGCTAATGTCCTGAACAGAGAGAGCTTCATGAACCAGGAGATCACCAAGGCTTTTCATGTCCGCAGAGCCAACCGCATCAAGGAGTGCCTCAATAAAGGGACCTTTGCTGGTAAACCACTGTGCCAGTCCTTCAGTATTTCAGTACCTCCAATAGCATCAGCATCATTGTAGATGTTTTCCATGTATGCATcgtttagagtgtgtgtgtgtgtgtgtgagggaggacTGGGGAGTGGTGAGAGTTGAGGAAGTGtgaaagtgagagtgagagacacagagaggattTTGTTCATTCCCAGCATTTTCAGTCCAGTCTCTTGAAATGTACACTCTGCGTACATTTGATCATATATTTGCCTTTGTATATTTGCTTGAAAATATGCAATTTTATGTGTAGTGGTTTATGTGTATTCTGCAAGTCCTTTTGCTGTCATCAAAAGAGTTGATGACTACCTGTTGTGCTGTTTGGTGTTTTCAGTCTGTTTGATGTCTCTTTGTGTCCGTGCTCGTATGTGTgtcctttgtctgtgtgtctgtgtcttacTGTCTGTCCCCCTAAgctgttgtgtttgcatgttgtcACAGCATTTACAGGCAAATGCCAGACATCCGCCATCTCTGGAAAAATTCCTGTCTCACATTCAGCTCTTCTATactttctctgttgttttcatgtTAACACTCATGGAAATCTGTCTCTAACCAAATGAATGCTTATAAGAGATTTAGTAATGGATCCCAGTTTCTgttgaatgaacgaatgaatgaatgtatgaatgaatgatttacTTTTTCCCGTGTCTGGCCGTTACATGGCCCATCCCTTACAGGATTattcagacacattttgaaTGAGACAAATTCTAATACCAACACTCTAGTTAGTAAAACAATTCAGTGATTAACCGAAAGATAGATACAATCCTGTGCTTCCAAATGCAACCACTTGCAGGATTATCATTACGCTAGCACAGATGCTGCGTTCCCTGTGGTGGCTTTACCTTCCACAGCAGCAGGCCAGAGTTCACAGAGAAGTTTCCCCATGACCTACGACCCCACGTCTGCTTTGTAGTGTCAGCGACTCTCCTTCCCTTACTCTGTGTCGGAAGctgttctgtctttctgtcgatttatctctctgtctgtctacctgtgtctatgtctctgtgtgtgtctgtctggccttctgtctgcctgtgtgtacGTCTGGATGTCCGTCCTGTCTGTCTTCCCCCCTCTGTAGCTTGGGCTTCTGTGGCACACCACGAGATGAATGCTCTTTTCCCACCCCGGTTTTAGATGTGGTGTTCCGATTGGACGACGGCTTCCTCCCGGCCCATAAGCCCTTGCTCATCTCCAGCTGTGACTGGATGGCCGCCATGTTCCGCGGCTCTTTTATGGAGAGCTACATCGAGGAGGTGAGCTCaagacagaggaaggaaaacacactgtGAACAACTTGTGGATAGAAGTGCTGAGAAAGTTTCACTTCCTGAACTGTGGCCGCATCTGTTTTTGACAAATTTACCACACTAACCCCAGGGCACCTCTGTTTCTTCACTCACAGTGACtctattttgattttaaatgacaacagaaatcatagcatcaaaaatgtaaattcaatCACAATGGATACAACCATCCAATCTAGATATGTTTTTATTacaatgtacacacatatacaacagGTAATATCTATCTGAGATTCTTCCCTCAGTTCAAGCTCTTACATACATTTCTTGCAAGatatcaaaaaatgaaaaatagggGAAACTGGACAGTTACTAGAATGTATATTCTGTGTCGAACAGGATGAATCCATAGTTAATTTATTTTGGTAGTTGTTTGAAATTATATATGGAACTTCAATATTGAGACACAATAAAATTCAGTTGTAGCATGTTTCATCTTCAGCACTAAATCAGTCAAAGAATTCAGTCTTTTTCACAACATTACTTTATGATAGAGATCCTAAAAGcaaaattgtcatttttttaaaaaagtttttttaacCTGTCCATCTTAAATTATATAAACCTTAAAAAATATCTACATACCaaataattactattattaacTATTAACAATTGTGGAGTTGCTTTCTTGTTTCCCATGCTGGGTTCCCTGTGTTTGGGTTATAGGTTGCAGATAACTGATTCAGTAAATGAGGTTAAAATAAGTGGGTAACTGAGATAAGGTGCACTGGGTTAGAAGTTTGTTGTCTTGATGACTCTTCATTCAGacatttgcatatgtgtgtcagtctgtgtccTGTCACTATGTGCATCTGATAGGTGTGGGGGCACTGCCTAGTAGTGTCGGAGACTTGTGTAACGCTTGTCATCTGAGTGACCTAGAAACCGCTGTTTCACCTGCAAATGTGGTGAACGTTGGAACAATTACCATGCCCCCTGAGGCCTCTCCCACAGTGAGCACGTACATAAAGCACCTAAAGAAGAATGCACAGGCATCTGTAAAAGGAGCAGGAAACCTTCTGATCTTGAGACTTCCTGTTGCAAGGGGACATGTCATTTCCTGTTGTTCGCCATCAAACAAATAAGAGTTTGATTATATCGCACTTGGTGTGGGCTTGAATCCTGGTAGTTTGCTCGCTGTCAGCCTTTGAAGTCTGAAGTTAGTTCCTACAGATGTAATGTTGAGTTTTGGGCTTGTGTCTACATTAGTGTTATCCTCTgagctggttaaaaaaaatctacttatAAACGTCACTCAGCTGAATGAGGATGTAGCTCTAACCTGTGGGAATTCTTAACGATAACCCGAAAGAGTCCCTTTATCCAGGTCACCATTCCTCATGTGGCGGGTCTGGTTACCCCAGGCCTTTCTGTCCCCTGAGGCTCAGGTTCTGGACCTCCGGTGCTCCTCCGGGGGCAGGGTCTGTGGGCCGGACCTGACCTGCCCAGAGAGGGAGTTCCTGTCTCTGGCTGGTCGGCTGGCGGAGCCTCCCTTTGCTGTGTCAGAGAACCAGATCCTCTGGGGTACAGTTACTTTCAAGCTCAGTCGGGTTAGGTTACGTACATTCAGGCCCACAGAGGAAGGGAAGTATTCCtaagaaactatctggatggatggatgtataGATGAAGATGGAGAGTACAAATGTTTTGAATAGAGTTTAGGTATCAGTGTCAAAATTATGGGAGGCAGCCTGAAATTTtggttaaattaaattttttttccatgtttccaGGTGGATAGCTTGTATTTTGTTCACTATTTTAGTCACTATGTGGTGCAGCTATTGCAGACTGTGTTAAAAACAGGACTTCAGCCACTGTGAGGGTGAACAGTGTGTATCGTTGGTGTGCTGCCCGTGTCTATGGCTACTCAAAATGGTTTATGCTTATGTCTATTGTGGCAGTGTTTATGGCGCGAAGCTGGCAGAGCGCAGCCGACAGGTGCCCTCGAAACAAAGCCTCAAAGCCTCATTGGACAATGAAGCTGCGACACAGTCAACATTTCTTTTTATGAGCCCTagtgtgtgtaactgtatttgcatatttttatgaTGCTGAAAAGCTCAAGCAGTTCCAGTTTATGAGTTTGATAAAACGCTGCAACAAAAACCTACAGATCACCTATTTTCCTGCTGGCCTTGAAAGTCCCACCTGCCCTGAGAGCCGCAGATACGCCTTTGATCCTGCACAGTGCAAGTGTCACTGGCACACATTTTGCATCAGACAGGATTGCCATGGCATTGACTGGctgtatctctttctctcagacATACATCTTCCTGGATAAATGAGTGGCTAGTTTAAGAAGAAATTTTGATACAACTGAGCAGAAACAGTGAATGAAGCACGTAACACTGGCGTTTCAGTAAAAGCGGAGGttttacagacagacacaataGCATCTGCACAGCCttgagacagagcagacagtgaTGATCTGCTCATGCACTCTGAAAGGGAAGTgatacagaaagagaaaaagtggaAATCAAATATTGAAAGTTTGGAATGCTGAGGTCTATTCAAGCATTGTCCCTAAAAAATTAACTCTTCAAGAGTGGATAGTGACGAGAATAATTTGACTTATTGTCCTATCCTAATGTGTAAGGCTCGGCTAAGAAAAACATCAGTTTCTTTCCATTTCAAGTTGTTTTACAAGCTCTAGAAACTTCAACTTCGTGTCAGAATATATAATACATGTCAATTATTGGCCACTGTGTGTTGTGCTCCAACCTGTGATCATCCAGCACTGTTCTATTTTCACTCACACCTGCTGCATTCTCGCTATTCTCCTTTCACACTTCCCTCTCGGTATTTTTAAGCTTATGCTTTTCAGTGTTCATGCCGTTGTGTGGTTGGGAACAAAAGAGTTATTGCAGAATAGCGTTAAGACTGATATGCCCTTCAAATTGACTAAGCACCGCTAAACACTGAATACAATGGCCATGTTTGTGGAAGAACTCCATGGATAGTGTGTCATAGTTAAAATGTATCCAGActtaaaactgcaaaaatatggGTATTGTCTTGGGTATTGTCTTGGGTGGCACCAAAGTTGCATTCTGAGGTTTGACCTCTGTGTAATAGACTTGACAATTGCCAGCCATGGACGGTGTCATGGTACACCACTGGATTTAgttccaggtgtgtgtctgtggttttgtgttcaccGCGTGAGTATGTGTCCCCGTGGGCTATTACCTGTGGAGGAAATTAGACAGTCAAATGTGAGGGCATGTTACATTCTCAATTTTCTTCCATTCCTTCAGTCTTCTTAACCTGATTTCTTAGTTACAGTACAGTCAGGGCTCTGTTCTCAggctctcttctcctttttgtgGCGGTGGCTCAGTGACTTCCAGTGCTTTATTATGAGCTTTGACTGCTTTGTGTATTGTAATCCTGACATCTTtatttaatcctttttttttcttattgacTTTTAATTGTTCAAACTGAGAGACTAAAGAAGGAGACAGTTGACAAAATACAGGTAGCTGTCCCTGGTTTGTCCCTGAATGTGTCAGTATCCATAAATGCGACCGTGTCCACTCATTAATGTTTCCCATACCCAGGTGGGGCTTTGAGCTCCGGAGACCACCcgtgtctctgtgctgtgacgTTCCAACCATAACGAGAGGTCGCACCAAGCTGACATTCTCCTAATTGGTTATGAGAGTGTAGGTTGAAGAGCACCTCAGTAGGTATTCTGGCAGCACCCCTGGAGAGCCCAGGTCATCAGCGTTATCATTTACCTCCCTTCCTGGGCTTTGACTGCATGACCTGGCTCGGCGTTGCTGTTGACCTGACTTACAGTAATTAGGCCCATTAAAAGGTCTTTctcatttgtatttgcatttatttatttagctaacTAGAGTGAAATATAGCGTGACCTTTTTAGTCCAAGTGCCTTAAGTTAGGAATGGTCTCTTTGATAGTATAGCGACATCTAGCGGTTGCTGCAGGGAATTTTGCTGATATGATTTGTTCTCACCTTggcacacagccacacagtgcCCTTATATTAAATGTATTGCTATTTCCCTTCTATTAAActttttgaagtgtgtgtgaagtgtgcaTTGTTGCTCGTTTATTATAATGGCCCCGCCAATACTATGGACATGTAGTTGGGTTGAATAGAGCTACAGTATATGTATGTTCTGTCTTTATAGATATGTTTGAAGAGCCCTGGAAATAAGTAGAGGGGGATGCTGTCATGATTGGCAGCTTGTATAGCTTAATATGTTTGGCCCATGCAAATGCCTTAAGATTTAGAGAGGCAAGACTGTAGGGTCGCCTGTTGTGCAGCACCCGTGGAGCTGTAAAGGACTCATTGCCTCGCTCCAGGCCATTTCATAATGATGAAGGACTCTTTAGGTGTAATACAAGTTGTCCTCAGGTCACCAGCTCACAAATAGAATAAATCCCCCTGTCTTTGCCTAGAATTAAATTagcagtgttttgtttattagttATACCTGCCCAACCACTGCCCTCGTAACCTTTATTGATGTGTGAATGTTTTACCTGTGATCATAATGTCAacacactctccctcccttAAAATGGACAGTCTGACATACAGTCTGCCTGGCAGCCTTGTTTCTGAAATTGCTCTGTCTCTAGCTCGGATGTGCAACAGGGCTGGGAGGGGATCCCACTGTGCCCAGTGTAGCAGGGCTATTCTGTGTGGGCTTTGAGATCTTTTGTGTTAGCCGCATTGCTCACATCAGTAGCCCCCAGACAGGGCTTTCATGGGACACAAGATCAAAGGGAAGTCAACCAGAACAGGCTGCTTTCTGCCCTTTACCTCTGACCCCCCACCAGATTGTGTCCTGTGATATCTTCATTTGCTTTATTCGACCCCACCAGTTGCTGgcccttatatatatatactgtgtaGAAGACGTAGTATCCTAAATTGTGAGGGTTTTATCGCCCATGTCCTGCTGTGTTCCTCACCTACTGCCTCTTAGTGCCATTTGACATTGTAATGTATTTGATGGGATGAAACTCAGGtgtaatgttcatttttttttttatccttagTATTCTGAATCTGAGCCTTCCTTCACCTCATATTTGGCATGTTTCCACTCTCTCTGGCCATTTCCAGGTATCCATTCCTAACACCAGCAGTGCCTGTATGCGTGGAGTGCTGGAATTCCTGTACTGTGGCCTGCTGACGCCATCTCCTGGTCTGGAGCCCATGGAACTAATTGTACTGGCAAACCGACTGTGTTTGCCACGCCTTGTCGCCCTCACAGGTAGAGACTATATCTACAGTACTAGGCATGTGCTGAGATAAATGTTGATCCTACTCACTAGGGTGCCTTACACCGACTAGGTGGCAGAATCGTGTTTTGGTCATGTTTTAACCCTGGACAGAATAGATGTTTATCAGAGGTGTATCACAGTTTTGGTGAGTGTAAACAGGACTACTGACATgactgtgtgtattgtgtgccATCTATAGAACAGCATGCTGTGGATGAGCTGCTCCAACTGGCAATGAAAGGAACGGATATTGATGGACAGGTGTTGGCGTACCTGGAGCTGGCACAGGTCTGTTACTGAAAATTTACCTCTGTCCTTGAAATTGTATTTAGTATTACTTAAAGGAAGGAAAATGGGAATTGACATTGACTGAATGAGCATGTTAACTGGACAGTGAAAAATGGTAATTCCTGacaaacacatttgtttcaagtgtttcagttcatttatttcaaTCTCACATCTCCCTTCTCACTTGCAATAAATGCTAatttcttgtcttgtcttgtttttttttttttttctcctttttaccCTTACCCAGTTCCACAATGCCAAGCAACTCTCGGCTTGGTGTCTCCACCACATCTGCACTAATTATAATAGCATCTGCCGCAAGTTTCCGAAAGACATGAAGGCCATGTCTCCAGGTACAggctcctcttttctctcttttcactctgTTATCTGCCTCCACCTCTCTGATAGCTGCTGATAGCTTTCTTCTCTGtagcagatcacacacacacacacacacacacacacacacacacccgttgCAGTCGCATATTGGTTGTGTTCCGTTCCCCACTGTTCAACTTCTTTCCTCTTTGATTATTCTTCCTGTCTTCACATTTAGGTTGtccccgtctcctcctcctttcacatctgtgtgcatgtgaagtgACATCTGAAATGcctcatctctttttctcttactTGATCTCCCTCTCTGCAGAGAACCAGAGGCACTTTGAGAAGCAGCGCTGGCCTCCTGTGTGGTTCCTGAAGGAGGAGGACCGCTACCTGCGCTctcagaaggagagagagcgtgagGAGGAGATCCTGCGCAAACAGCACACCAAACGGGGCTGGTGTTTTTGGAGACACCCGTCCTCCTCGCCACATGTCTCCTAAATGTTCCCTCCATTGCCCTTGGTTACTTCATCCCGAGCCGGATCATCCCACCTAGGATAACCCCCCTCCTCTGACACGTACAGAGGAGGCCGGCTTTTAAACCCTCTATCGTTAGAGAATTGACTATCAGCGCTA from Myripristis murdjan chromosome 9, fMyrMur1.1, whole genome shotgun sequence encodes:
- the rhobtb4 gene encoding rho related BTB domain containing 4 isoform X1, with protein sequence MWVNSGTVGRALSMDIDTDYERPNVETIKCVVVGDNAVGKTRLICARACNATLTQYQLLATHVPTVWAIDQYRVCQEVLERSRDVVDEVSVSLRLWDTFGDHHKDRRFAYGRSDVVVLCFSLANPNSLRHVRTMWFPEIKHFCPRTPIILVGCQLDLRYADLDAVNRARRPLAKPIKPTDILPPERGHEVAKELGIPYYETSIVAQFGVKDVFDNAIRAALISRRHLQFWKSHLKKVQRPLLQAPFLPPRPPRPIVGIPDPPPTDGEGPDSLFCQPLCADVLFLLQGGATRVFAHKVYLATSCSKFYDLFTLDLNSSSVGPRGDEQEGEEHSESGDEDEQSRRGAKEQAGRTKSLDIDKDGVDGGVRGLNRPPLLQQGSLRTSQSDNALPSRAQCSLGALGTGRALSGWGRGFLSVCLEHVDDPMTGRPRLMTVVTMDALIQEEPFQAVLQYLYTGSLDEGRGDLMQVATIAELLEVFDLRMMVANVLNRESFMNQEITKAFHVRRANRIKECLNKGTFADVVFRLDDGFLPAHKPLLISSCDWMAAMFRGSFMESYIEEVSIPNTSSACMRGVLEFLYCGLLTPSPGLEPMELIVLANRLCLPRLVALTEQHAVDELLQLAMKGTDIDGQVLAYLELAQFHNAKQLSAWCLHHICTNYNSICRKFPKDMKAMSPENQRHFEKQRWPPVWFLKEEDRYLRSQKEREREEEILRKQHTKRGWCFWRHPSSSPHVS
- the rhobtb4 gene encoding rho related BTB domain containing 4 isoform X2: MDIDTDYERPNVETIKCVVVGDNAVGKTRLICARACNATLTQYQLLATHVPTVWAIDQYRVCQEVLERSRDVVDEVSVSLRLWDTFGDHHKDRRFAYGRSDVVVLCFSLANPNSLRHVRTMWFPEIKHFCPRTPIILVGCQLDLRYADLDAVNRARRPLAKPIKPTDILPPERGHEVAKELGIPYYETSIVAQFGVKDVFDNAIRAALISRRHLQFWKSHLKKVQRPLLQAPFLPPRPPRPIVGIPDPPPTDGEGPDSLFCQPLCADVLFLLQGGATRVFAHKVYLATSCSKFYDLFTLDLNSSSVGPRGDEQEGEEHSESGDEDEQSRRGAKEQAGRTKSLDIDKDGVDGGVRGLNRPPLLQQGSLRTSQSDNALPSRAQCSLGALGTGRALSGWGRGFLSVCLEHVDDPMTGRPRLMTVVTMDALIQEEPFQAVLQYLYTGSLDEGRGDLMQVATIAELLEVFDLRMMVANVLNRESFMNQEITKAFHVRRANRIKECLNKGTFADVVFRLDDGFLPAHKPLLISSCDWMAAMFRGSFMESYIEEVSIPNTSSACMRGVLEFLYCGLLTPSPGLEPMELIVLANRLCLPRLVALTEQHAVDELLQLAMKGTDIDGQVLAYLELAQFHNAKQLSAWCLHHICTNYNSICRKFPKDMKAMSPENQRHFEKQRWPPVWFLKEEDRYLRSQKEREREEEILRKQHTKRGWCFWRHPSSSPHVS